From Granulicella sp. WH15, the proteins below share one genomic window:
- a CDS encoding beta-galactosidase trimerization domain-containing protein, whose translation MIRPSFLSSRIQPLTRREFLQTTAVAGAVTAIASVTPGLVWGQEPSVAVPQWASKPMRWAQLTLVEDDPVHFDVGFWLDYFKRTRSDAACLSAGGCVAFYPTEVPFHHRSTFLGNKDPFGDLVAGCRKMGMAVIARTDPHGTYDDAAAAHPDWIMVGADGKPRRHWASPEMWVTCAYGPYNFEFMTEVHKEIVSKYKVDGLFMNRWEGSGDCYCVHCTQNFKQATGFDLPRTADTHDPARQAYMKWRREQLVAVLDTWNGAIRKINPEATAIPNNGSGATNPLDDIETSRRSPMLVADRQARHGVSAPWQVGKVAKEYRATMGDKPVIGLIGVGPEETYRWKDSVNSNAEIRIWMLDAVANGMRLWFSKFSGTLHDERWLQGVEDVFVWSAKNDAYLSGRRPMATIGVVYSQQTGWYYGNGKIEARVEDYQLGWYQALVESRIPFEMVHDRLLDRANLERAGITTLILPNIAALSDAQCEQLRSFVKRGGNLVATYETSLYDELGKRRKNFALADVFGVDWAGKSEGPMQNSYIQLEHEALPKSVIFKGLEDAPRVINGTQRLEVTPRASFKETPLTLIPSYPDLPMEKVYPRVGKTDISCLYLSEQGGRVAYFPFDLDRTFWEVLSVDHLKLLRNSVVWATGGAAQPVAVEGPGLMDVTAWHNAGSVTVHLVNLTNPMALKGPYRDFFPVGEQRVKVQMPAGMKAKGARLLVAGTSVKVEGSGQTVTVVVPSVLDHEVVAIEV comes from the coding sequence ATGATCCGACCTTCCTTTCTATCTTCCCGGATTCAACCTCTGACTCGACGTGAGTTTTTGCAGACGACTGCCGTGGCCGGTGCTGTAACGGCTATCGCCAGTGTGACGCCCGGACTTGTGTGGGGGCAGGAGCCTTCGGTTGCCGTGCCGCAGTGGGCTTCGAAGCCCATGCGCTGGGCGCAGTTGACGCTGGTGGAAGACGATCCGGTCCACTTCGATGTGGGGTTCTGGCTGGATTACTTTAAGCGGACGCGGTCGGATGCGGCTTGCCTGAGCGCCGGGGGATGCGTGGCGTTCTATCCGACGGAGGTGCCGTTTCACCATCGCAGCACCTTCCTGGGGAACAAGGACCCGTTCGGCGATCTGGTGGCGGGTTGCCGCAAGATGGGCATGGCGGTGATTGCGCGGACCGATCCGCACGGCACCTACGATGACGCGGCGGCGGCTCATCCTGACTGGATCATGGTGGGCGCGGACGGCAAGCCGAGGCGGCACTGGGCCTCGCCGGAGATGTGGGTGACCTGCGCGTATGGGCCTTACAACTTCGAGTTCATGACCGAGGTACACAAGGAGATCGTCTCGAAGTACAAGGTCGATGGGCTCTTTATGAACCGCTGGGAGGGCTCGGGCGACTGCTACTGCGTACACTGTACGCAAAACTTCAAGCAGGCCACGGGCTTCGATCTGCCGCGTACGGCGGACACGCACGATCCGGCGCGGCAGGCATACATGAAGTGGCGTCGCGAGCAGTTGGTGGCGGTGCTGGACACGTGGAACGGGGCCATCCGCAAGATCAACCCGGAGGCTACGGCGATTCCGAATAACGGCAGCGGCGCGACTAATCCGCTGGACGATATCGAGACCAGCCGCAGGTCGCCGATGCTGGTGGCGGATAGACAGGCGCGGCATGGGGTGTCGGCTCCGTGGCAGGTAGGCAAGGTGGCCAAGGAGTACCGCGCGACGATGGGGGATAAGCCGGTGATCGGGCTGATCGGCGTGGGGCCGGAGGAGACCTATCGGTGGAAGGACAGCGTGAACAGCAATGCGGAGATTCGTATATGGATGCTGGACGCAGTGGCCAATGGGATGCGGCTGTGGTTCAGCAAGTTCTCGGGCACGCTGCATGATGAACGCTGGCTGCAAGGGGTTGAGGATGTGTTCGTGTGGTCGGCGAAGAACGATGCTTATCTGAGCGGACGCAGGCCGATGGCGACGATCGGCGTGGTGTACTCGCAGCAGACGGGCTGGTACTACGGGAACGGTAAGATCGAGGCACGGGTGGAGGACTATCAGCTCGGGTGGTACCAGGCTCTGGTGGAGTCGCGGATTCCGTTCGAGATGGTGCATGACCGGCTGCTGGATCGGGCGAACCTCGAGCGGGCGGGGATCACGACGCTGATCCTGCCGAATATTGCGGCGTTGAGCGACGCGCAGTGCGAACAGCTTCGGAGCTTTGTGAAGCGCGGCGGCAACCTGGTGGCCACGTATGAGACGAGTCTCTACGACGAGCTTGGGAAGCGGCGGAAGAACTTCGCTCTGGCGGATGTGTTTGGCGTGGATTGGGCCGGCAAGTCAGAAGGGCCGATGCAGAACTCGTACATACAACTGGAGCATGAGGCGCTGCCGAAGAGCGTGATCTTCAAGGGGCTGGAGGATGCTCCGCGTGTGATCAACGGCACGCAGAGGCTGGAGGTGACGCCGCGCGCGAGCTTCAAGGAGACGCCGCTGACGCTGATCCCGAGCTACCCCGACCTGCCGATGGAGAAGGTGTATCCGAGGGTGGGGAAGACCGATATTTCGTGCCTCTACCTGAGTGAGCAGGGCGGGCGTGTGGCTTACTTTCCGTTCGATCTCGACCGTACGTTCTGGGAGGTGTTGAGCGTCGATCACCTGAAGTTGCTGCGGAACTCGGTGGTGTGGGCTACGGGGGGTGCGGCCCAGCCGGTCGCCGTGGAGGGGCCGGGGCTGATGGATGTGACGGCCTGGCACAACGCCGGATCGGTGACGGTGCATCTGGTGAACCTGACCAATCCGATGGCGCTGAAGGGGCCGTATCGGGACTTCTTCCCGGTGGGCGAGCAGAGGGTGAAGGTGCAGATGCCTGCGGGGATGAAGGCCAAGGGTGCGCGGTTGCTGGTTGCGGGGACGAGCGTGAAGGTGGAGGGATCGGGGCAGACGGTGACGGTGGTGGTGCCCTCGGTGCTTGACCATGAAGTGGTTGCGATCGAAGTTTAA
- a CDS encoding histidine kinase has protein sequence MKPVSTSLILITLLVELGVAAAFSSSLSRSSAFKRLLLLSHRTGKQSVALLAMIVTPLALGVWIRTRVPNFLAADISFDATILVGVLVGPLAAMGAGAVLALPAVLHGEFWALPVNLAVAAVAAAVARVSDVEDVWSFSPLIDLSIYRWVTRNLKRPQFDRQILLLVLITALQFATSQLSRLYPRRFFQLHSNSWLVELAICLCAPVVVGIPLKIWNQIRIAQKLEEQARLLLEARLDALQRQINPHFLFNTLNSITSLIRSKPELAREMIIKLANILRILLKEREAFVPFAEELSFTDDYLDIEVIRFGEKLHVVKEIAPDTLNVVVPSMLLQPLLENSIKHGLEPRISGGTVTLRSRLTPEGRLLIEVEDDGVGMDSSRPVAGNLARPGTGIGMKNVRERMEVLYGEAGEVEIESRPGRGTKVTLVMPVMDEGWERLGRAV, from the coding sequence GTGAAGCCGGTTTCCACATCGCTGATTCTGATTACCCTGCTGGTCGAGTTGGGCGTGGCCGCCGCGTTCTCCAGCTCGCTCTCGCGATCGAGCGCCTTCAAGCGCCTGCTGCTGCTCTCGCACCGGACTGGCAAGCAGTCGGTAGCGCTGCTGGCGATGATCGTAACGCCACTGGCCCTCGGGGTTTGGATTCGTACACGCGTGCCGAACTTCCTGGCGGCGGATATCTCCTTCGACGCGACTATCCTGGTGGGCGTGCTGGTCGGCCCGCTGGCCGCGATGGGCGCGGGCGCGGTGCTGGCTCTGCCTGCGGTGCTGCACGGCGAGTTCTGGGCGCTGCCGGTGAACCTTGCGGTCGCCGCAGTGGCGGCGGCAGTGGCGCGCGTCAGCGACGTGGAGGATGTGTGGTCGTTCTCGCCGTTGATCGACCTGAGCATCTACCGCTGGGTGACGCGCAACCTGAAGCGGCCGCAGTTCGACCGGCAGATACTGCTGCTGGTGCTGATTACGGCGTTGCAGTTCGCGACCAGCCAGCTCTCGCGGCTGTATCCACGGCGGTTCTTTCAGTTGCACTCGAACTCGTGGCTGGTGGAGTTGGCCATCTGCCTCTGCGCGCCCGTGGTGGTGGGGATTCCGCTGAAGATCTGGAACCAGATTCGCATCGCGCAGAAGCTGGAGGAGCAGGCTCGGCTGCTGCTCGAAGCCAGGCTGGACGCGCTGCAACGGCAGATCAATCCGCACTTCCTCTTCAACACGCTGAACTCGATCACCTCGTTGATCCGCTCGAAGCCGGAGCTGGCACGGGAGATGATTATCAAGCTCGCGAATATTCTGCGCATCCTGCTGAAGGAGCGGGAGGCGTTTGTGCCCTTCGCCGAAGAGCTTTCGTTTACGGATGACTATCTCGATATCGAGGTGATTCGGTTTGGCGAGAAGCTGCACGTGGTGAAGGAGATTGCGCCCGATACGCTGAACGTGGTGGTGCCCAGTATGCTGCTGCAGCCGCTGCTCGAGAACAGCATCAAGCATGGGCTGGAGCCGCGTATCAGCGGCGGCACGGTGACGCTGCGTAGCCGCCTGACGCCTGAGGGACGGCTACTGATCGAGGTGGAGGACGACGGCGTGGGGATGGACTCGTCGCGGCCCGTGGCGGGCAATCTGGCGCGGCCGGGAACCGGCATCGGCATGAAGAACGTGCGCGAGCGCATGGAGGTGCTGTACGGCGAGGCGGGCGAGGTGGAGATCGAAAGCCGTCCTGGACGCGGGACCAAGGTGACTCTGGTGATGCCGGTGATGGACGAAGGCTGGGAGCGGTTGGGGCGCGCGGTGTAG
- a CDS encoding radical SAM protein, producing the protein MKTREVLQAWKSILTGRAPSLSIEITKECPLRCPGCYAFDAAHLGLGSDVMLRQLSDFKGEELVRRVLALIDEYRPLHVSIVGGDPLVRYRELELLLPEIEARGIHTQIVTSAFRVIPAEWQEKFKRLSVVVSIDGLQPEHDARRKPATYERILKSIAGAKVTIHCTITSQIVERPGYLDEFLEFWSARPEIAKVWFSIFTPQRGATDPEILSPAQRTAVIADLRRLRGIYPKLGMHERAIDEIANPPQSPEDCIFARTTETLSADLKTKITPCQFGGDPDCSQCGCFASMGLAAVGHFQVLGPLTAGHLFKASDRVGKGWRRMREGWGEEPEPQVPASPFKIV; encoded by the coding sequence ATGAAGACCCGTGAGGTTTTGCAGGCGTGGAAGTCCATCCTGACCGGCAGGGCTCCTTCCCTGTCGATTGAGATCACGAAGGAGTGCCCGCTGCGTTGCCCGGGGTGCTATGCGTTCGACGCGGCGCACTTAGGATTGGGCAGCGATGTGATGCTGCGGCAGCTCTCGGACTTCAAGGGCGAGGAGCTGGTGCGGCGGGTGCTGGCTCTGATCGATGAGTACAGGCCGCTGCATGTGTCCATCGTCGGCGGCGACCCGCTGGTGCGTTACCGCGAGCTGGAGCTGCTGTTGCCGGAGATTGAGGCGCGCGGCATCCATACGCAGATTGTGACCAGCGCCTTTCGGGTGATTCCTGCGGAGTGGCAGGAGAAGTTCAAGCGGCTGAGCGTGGTGGTCTCGATTGACGGCTTGCAGCCGGAGCACGATGCTCGGCGGAAGCCTGCGACCTATGAGCGCATCCTGAAGAGCATCGCTGGCGCGAAGGTGACGATTCACTGCACGATTACTTCGCAAATCGTCGAGAGGCCGGGGTATCTGGATGAGTTTCTGGAGTTCTGGAGCGCGCGGCCCGAGATCGCGAAGGTGTGGTTCAGCATCTTTACGCCGCAGCGTGGGGCTACCGACCCGGAGATCCTGTCGCCTGCCCAGCGGACTGCGGTGATCGCCGATCTGCGGCGGTTACGCGGCATCTATCCCAAGCTGGGGATGCACGAGCGGGCGATTGACGAGATTGCGAATCCACCGCAGAGCCCGGAGGACTGCATCTTTGCGCGCACGACGGAGACGCTCTCGGCGGACTTGAAGACGAAGATTACGCCGTGCCAGTTTGGCGGCGATCCGGACTGTTCGCAGTGCGGGTGTTTTGCATCGATGGGGCTGGCGGCGGTAGGGCACTTCCAGGTGCTTGGGCCGTTGACGGCGGGGCATCTCTTCAAGGCTTCGGATCGTGTGGGGAAGGGTTGGAGGCGGATGCGGGAGGGGTGGGGAGAAGAGCCGGAGCCGCAGGTGCCAGCCTCTCCGTTCAAGATTGTTTAA
- the ribA gene encoding GTP cyclohydrolase II yields MAFLSVRRVAEANLPTRWGQFRIHGFEGVVSNPEPCNDEVPAPLTRIESAVALVMGDIHSAPPIVRIHSQCLTGDVFHSLRCDCHEQLHLALGMISAAGSGILLYEQQEGRGIGLMAKLRAYELQDRGRDTIEANLELGYKADCRHFELPAEILNILQVPAVRLITNNPEKVEALEQAGVAVVERISALVPSEPESEFYIQTKREKMGHLVS; encoded by the coding sequence ATGGCTTTTCTCTCTGTACGCCGCGTCGCCGAGGCCAACCTTCCTACCCGCTGGGGCCAGTTCCGCATTCACGGCTTCGAAGGCGTTGTCTCCAATCCCGAGCCCTGCAACGATGAGGTTCCCGCTCCGCTCACGCGCATCGAGTCCGCCGTGGCGCTGGTCATGGGCGATATCCACTCCGCGCCGCCGATCGTTCGCATCCACTCGCAGTGCCTTACGGGCGATGTCTTCCACTCGCTTCGCTGCGACTGTCACGAGCAGTTACACTTGGCGCTGGGCATGATCTCGGCCGCGGGCAGCGGCATTCTGCTCTATGAACAGCAGGAAGGACGCGGCATCGGGCTAATGGCCAAGCTGCGCGCCTATGAGCTTCAGGATCGTGGCCGCGACACCATCGAGGCCAACCTCGAGCTGGGCTACAAGGCCGACTGCCGCCACTTCGAGCTTCCGGCAGAGATTCTGAATATCCTTCAGGTTCCTGCGGTTCGGCTCATCACGAACAACCCGGAGAAGGTCGAAGCGCTGGAACAGGCTGGGGTTGCGGTAGTGGAGCGCATCTCGGCTCTGGTGCCGAGCGAGCCGGAGAGCGAGTTCTACATCCAGACCAAGCGCGAGAAGATGGGGCACCTGGTCAGCTAG
- a CDS encoding DinB family protein, with the protein MPEPWLRNTLTEFDAVKRQVLHALELTEEDCARWCVGLSFDELEARPFNLPSVGFQMRHIVRSLDRLLTYAEGRQLDEEQRRALASEMESAGSRAELFAEFEVGMATAVARIKAIVVDTYEQGRGVGRDRLPSTVGGLMVHCAEHTQRHSGQMVTTAKVVAAGEKKACLGG; encoded by the coding sequence ATGCCCGAACCCTGGCTCCGCAACACTCTCACCGAGTTCGACGCCGTCAAGAGACAGGTTCTCCACGCGCTTGAGCTTACCGAAGAGGACTGCGCTCGATGGTGTGTTGGCCTGAGCTTCGATGAGCTTGAAGCACGCCCCTTCAACCTGCCCTCCGTTGGCTTCCAGATGCGGCACATCGTCCGCAGCCTCGACCGTCTGCTGACCTACGCGGAAGGCCGCCAACTCGACGAAGAGCAGCGCCGGGCGCTTGCTTCGGAGATGGAGTCCGCCGGTTCTCGTGCGGAGTTATTTGCCGAGTTTGAAGTGGGGATGGCCACGGCGGTCGCTCGCATCAAGGCCATCGTGGTCGATACCTATGAGCAGGGAAGAGGCGTTGGACGTGATCGTCTGCCCAGTACTGTTGGTGGTTTGATGGTGCATTGCGCGGAGCATACGCAGCGCCACTCCGGGCAGATGGTGACGACCGCGAAGGTCGTCGCTGCGGGTGAGAAGAAAGCATGCCTCGGGGGCTAA
- a CDS encoding glycine betaine ABC transporter substrate-binding protein, which yields MRPGVFLPVSRYIATLLLLACTACAPPRSSRITIGAKNFTEQVILGELLAQEIEATSGQRVDRRFYLAGSYLCQQALVSGRIDGYVEYTGTALTAILKQPVDRDSARVLATVTGLYRTRYHVRVAPPLGFEDTFALVVRGSDAQRLHLRTISDLIPHATQLRLGVGYEFQSRPDGLPGLQRAYGLTFGGTPRVMDLGLLYRALSADQVDVVAGNSTDGVVRSLGFTVLEDDRRYFPPYQAVPLFREDSLQRYPEIKTALDRLAGKINEQEMQSLNDAIDSRHEDLAQTVRAFRQSKGL from the coding sequence ATGCGTCCCGGCGTGTTTCTTCCTGTGTCTCGATACATCGCGACGCTGCTGCTGTTGGCCTGCACCGCCTGCGCCCCGCCGCGTTCTTCCCGCATCACCATCGGGGCCAAGAACTTCACCGAACAGGTCATTCTCGGCGAGCTGCTCGCGCAGGAGATCGAGGCCACCAGTGGCCAGCGGGTCGACCGCCGCTTCTACCTTGCTGGCAGCTACCTCTGCCAGCAGGCGCTCGTCAGCGGGCGCATCGACGGCTACGTCGAGTACACCGGCACGGCCCTGACCGCCATCCTCAAGCAGCCCGTGGACCGCGATTCTGCCCGCGTCCTTGCCACTGTCACCGGCCTCTACCGCACCCGCTACCACGTCCGCGTCGCGCCGCCGCTGGGCTTTGAGGACACTTTCGCGCTGGTCGTGCGTGGCTCTGATGCCCAGCGCCTCCATCTCAGAACCATCTCCGACCTCATCCCTCATGCGACGCAGCTACGCCTCGGCGTGGGCTATGAGTTCCAGTCTCGCCCTGATGGCCTGCCCGGCCTGCAAAGGGCCTACGGACTTACCTTTGGAGGCACGCCGCGCGTGATGGATCTCGGCCTCCTCTACCGCGCGCTCTCGGCCGATCAGGTGGATGTCGTGGCGGGCAACTCCACCGACGGGGTCGTCCGCTCGCTGGGCTTCACCGTGCTCGAAGATGACCGCCGCTACTTCCCGCCTTATCAGGCTGTGCCGCTCTTCCGAGAAGATTCGCTGCAACGGTATCCTGAGATCAAGACCGCGCTCGACCGTCTTGCGGGCAAGATCAACGAGCAGGAGATGCAGTCGCTCAACGACGCCATCGACAGCCGCCACGAAGACCTTGCCCAGACCGTCCGCGCCTTCCGCCAATCCAAAGGGCTGTAA
- a CDS encoding ABC transporter permease, with protein sequence MMPFLQSHGSELARLTFEHLWLTGSAMLLAVAIGLPLGILLTRRPALARPVIAFANVVQVIPSLALFGLLLPVPFLGENAARLAILALTGYALLPILRNTYAGIRGVDPALRDVADAMGMTGWQRLFKLELPLAASVILAGLRTATVTCVGVATIAAAIGAGGLGELIFRGVASVDNSLVLAGAIPAALLALAADAILGLIERRVAIPSRSKP encoded by the coding sequence ATGATGCCATTCCTCCAATCCCACGGCTCCGAGCTGGCCCGCCTCACCTTCGAGCACCTCTGGCTCACCGGCTCGGCGATGCTCCTGGCCGTCGCCATCGGACTGCCTCTCGGCATCCTGCTCACGCGACGCCCCGCGCTCGCCCGCCCGGTCATCGCCTTCGCCAACGTCGTTCAGGTCATTCCCTCTCTGGCGCTCTTCGGACTGCTGCTTCCGGTGCCGTTCCTTGGCGAGAACGCCGCCCGGCTGGCCATCCTTGCGCTTACGGGCTATGCGCTGCTGCCCATCCTGCGCAACACCTACGCGGGGATTCGCGGCGTCGATCCCGCCCTCCGCGACGTCGCGGACGCGATGGGCATGACCGGCTGGCAGCGTCTCTTCAAGCTTGAGCTACCCCTCGCCGCTTCAGTCATCCTCGCCGGTCTCCGCACAGCCACCGTTACCTGCGTCGGCGTCGCCACCATCGCCGCAGCCATCGGCGCGGGCGGGCTGGGAGAGCTGATCTTTCGCGGCGTCGCCAGCGTGGATAACTCGCTGGTCCTCGCGGGTGCGATCCCTGCCGCTCTCCTCGCATTGGCCGCCGACGCCATCCTCGGCCTGATCGAACGCAGGGTCGCGATCCCCAGCAGGAGCAAGCCCTGA
- a CDS encoding ATP-binding cassette domain-containing protein, with the protein MSIQQPSVEFANVSYAPPSASLLLKDISLSLEPGTTTAILGRSGSGKTTFLRMVNGLVMPGSGQVLVVGRATTDWPLLELRRSIGYVIQESGLFPHMSAARNAGLALELAGRSPEEIQTRSAEVLSLCGLDPVLSQRLPWQLSGGQRQRVGLARAIALNPGVLLLDEPFGALDPLTRAEMQTMLHNLLLRVRKTALLVTHDLDEALYLAHRIIFLVEGEIAADLPSEAVLTSHHPRVLEYVAAVHRSGRP; encoded by the coding sequence ATGTCGATCCAACAGCCCAGCGTCGAGTTCGCGAACGTCAGCTACGCGCCTCCCTCTGCCTCGCTGCTGCTTAAAGACATTTCGCTGAGCCTCGAGCCCGGCACTACCACCGCCATCCTGGGCCGCAGCGGCTCCGGCAAGACCACCTTCCTCCGCATGGTCAACGGGCTGGTAATGCCCGGCTCCGGCCAGGTTCTGGTCGTGGGCCGTGCCACGACTGATTGGCCACTGCTCGAGCTGCGCCGCTCCATCGGCTACGTCATCCAGGAGTCTGGCCTCTTTCCGCATATGTCGGCAGCCCGCAACGCCGGGCTTGCCCTTGAGCTCGCCGGGCGCTCCCCGGAGGAGATCCAGACGCGGTCTGCCGAAGTTCTCTCCCTTTGCGGACTCGATCCCGTCCTCAGCCAGCGCCTGCCCTGGCAGCTCAGCGGCGGCCAGCGCCAGCGCGTGGGGCTGGCGCGGGCCATCGCCCTCAACCCCGGCGTCCTGCTGCTCGACGAGCCATTCGGCGCGCTCGACCCCCTGACCCGCGCCGAGATGCAGACGATGCTCCACAACCTGTTGCTGCGCGTCCGCAAGACCGCCCTGCTGGTCACCCACGACCTCGACGAGGCTCTCTACTTGGCCCATCGCATCATCTTCCTCGTGGAGGGCGAGATCGCCGCCGACCTGCCCTCCGAGGCCGTCCTGACCTCGCACCACCCCCGCGTGCTCGAGTACGTCGCCGCGGTCCACAGGTCGGGCCGCCCATGA
- a CDS encoding PLP-dependent aminotransferase family protein, with product MSNATATPESTRPASARWISSSNNLTQQFLSFGGQPDMVSLAGGLPAAELYPVAAIQAASQRALANHGTAALEYGPVEGLPALRQLIADRVSAETGGSFSPANVMLTTGAMQALDLIGKVLVDAGDLIVTQSPTYVGALDAWRPRSPRYHKLDWTLHDPSLDRNLREAKFVYTVPNYSNPTGVLVSQECRAALLEKVIEAGTWLVEDDPYHSLQLDGPTGQTILHHYVAQNPGPYAGPVIYLGTVSKSLVPGLRVGWIIAEANLIQSLAVAKMSSDLSSSMFTQAVAFELLHANVDRTHAATMIPAYRERRDALCREAALRLSPWFEWETPVGGMFVWMRARNNAIDTNELYRFAVEEKVAFVPSSVFDFTGEDRFAMRVNFTRNAPEVLAEGVRRLERAIRNYLAAQKTP from the coding sequence ATGTCCAACGCAACTGCTACGCCGGAGTCCACCCGCCCCGCATCGGCCCGGTGGATCAGCTCCAGCAATAACCTCACCCAGCAGTTCCTCTCCTTCGGCGGCCAGCCCGACATGGTCAGCCTCGCCGGTGGCCTGCCTGCCGCCGAGCTCTACCCCGTCGCCGCCATTCAGGCGGCCTCCCAGCGCGCCCTCGCCAACCACGGCACCGCCGCGCTCGAGTACGGCCCCGTGGAGGGCCTGCCCGCCCTGCGCCAGCTCATCGCCGACCGCGTCTCCGCCGAGACCGGCGGCAGCTTCTCCCCGGCCAACGTGATGCTCACCACCGGGGCCATGCAGGCGCTCGACCTCATTGGCAAGGTGCTGGTCGATGCGGGCGACCTCATCGTCACGCAGTCGCCCACGTACGTCGGGGCGCTCGACGCCTGGCGGCCGCGCAGCCCGCGCTACCACAAGCTGGACTGGACCCTTCACGACCCCAGCCTCGACCGCAACCTGCGCGAGGCCAAGTTCGTCTACACGGTCCCCAACTACTCCAACCCGACCGGCGTGCTGGTCTCGCAGGAGTGCCGTGCAGCGCTGCTCGAGAAGGTCATCGAGGCCGGAACCTGGCTGGTCGAAGACGACCCCTACCACTCGCTCCAGCTCGACGGCCCTACCGGCCAGACCATTCTGCACCACTACGTCGCCCAGAACCCCGGCCCCTACGCCGGTCCGGTCATCTACCTCGGCACCGTCTCTAAGAGCCTCGTTCCCGGCCTGCGCGTCGGCTGGATCATCGCGGAGGCCAACCTCATTCAGTCCCTGGCCGTGGCCAAGATGTCCTCGGACCTCAGCTCCAGCATGTTCACCCAGGCGGTCGCCTTCGAGCTGCTCCACGCCAACGTGGACCGCACCCACGCCGCCACTATGATCCCGGCCTACCGCGAGCGCCGCGACGCCCTCTGCCGCGAGGCCGCGCTGCGCCTGAGCCCGTGGTTCGAGTGGGAGACCCCAGTGGGCGGCATGTTCGTCTGGATGCGCGCCCGGAACAACGCCATCGACACCAACGAGCTTTATCGCTTCGCCGTCGAGGAGAAGGTAGCCTTCGTCCCCTCCAGCGTCTTCGACTTCACCGGCGAAGACCGCTTCGCCATGCGCGTCAACTTCACTCGCAACGCGCCGGAGGTGCTGGCCGAGGGTGTTCGCCGCCTCGAGCGCGCCATCCGAAACTACCTGGCAGCCCAAAAAACGCCCTGA
- a CDS encoding ATP-binding protein codes for MREPEAAPEMAAAQESGPEVPPQTASAEHEQAAAAGFTPAAPEAEKKIEVETQPESLATPPAEPTAVSPKSPRGYVVLTIGLPGSGKTTWYKRRGVTPLSSDLLRSILFDDITEQRYQGLVFSTLRSLLRARLIAKMPWNYVDATNLSPHERKQWIKMAKSFGYEVQAVFFDVPLAVCMERNSKRDRQVTDEVMQKMAERLRPPVFKEGFDKITVVRVKGAAAEPAAAVPAPEPEA; via the coding sequence GTGCGGGAGCCTGAGGCTGCGCCGGAGATGGCTGCTGCTCAGGAGAGCGGCCCCGAGGTTCCGCCCCAGACCGCCTCGGCCGAGCACGAGCAGGCCGCGGCGGCCGGGTTTACCCCCGCCGCGCCAGAGGCTGAGAAGAAGATCGAGGTCGAGACCCAACCTGAGTCGCTGGCCACGCCTCCGGCCGAGCCTACCGCCGTCTCGCCCAAGAGCCCGCGCGGCTACGTGGTCCTCACCATCGGCCTGCCCGGATCGGGCAAGACCACCTGGTACAAGCGTCGCGGCGTCACCCCGCTCTCGAGCGACCTGCTCCGCTCCATCTTGTTCGACGACATTACGGAGCAGCGTTATCAGGGGCTGGTCTTCTCCACCCTGCGCAGCCTGCTGCGCGCCCGGCTCATCGCCAAGATGCCTTGGAACTATGTGGACGCCACCAACCTGAGCCCGCACGAGCGCAAGCAGTGGATCAAGATGGCCAAGAGCTTCGGCTACGAGGTTCAGGCGGTCTTCTTCGACGTGCCCCTGGCCGTCTGCATGGAGCGCAACTCCAAGCGCGACCGGCAGGTGACCGACGAGGTGATGCAGAAGATGGCCGAGCGCCTGCGCCCGCCCGTCTTCAAGGAAGGCTTCGACAAGATCACGGTCGTCCGGGTGAAGGGAGCAGCCGCCGAACCCGCCGCTGCCGTACCGGCCCCCGAGCCGGAAGCTTAA